The following are from one region of the Lytechinus variegatus isolate NC3 chromosome 4, Lvar_3.0, whole genome shotgun sequence genome:
- the LOC121413902 gene encoding transmembrane protein 135-like isoform X3, with translation MHAIFYVISALVRKRSWPYFQKGLPVEILQSTAFLSTNAALFMNFICVYRHLFGGFYTGFGFISSFPACFIAILTERKSRRSMLALYTMNLAMEVVFNMCKQRNYVSPIKNGEVLIFAAASAIIFCMLR, from the exons ATGCATGCAATTTTTTATGTG ATATCCGCCTTAGTTCGAAAACGAAGTTGGCCGTATTTTCAAAAGGGTCTGCCTGTGGAAATCCTGCAGTCTACCGCTTTTTTGTCCACCAATGCCGCCctcttcatgaattttatttgtGTTTATAG acatttATTTGGAGGTTTTTATACTGGATTtggttttatttcttcatttcctgCCTGCTTTATTGCCATATTGACTGAAAGAAAAAGCAG GAGATCAATGCTAGCACTCTATACAATGAATCTT GCCATGGAAGTAGTATTCAACATGTGTAAGCAGAGGAACTATGTCTCACCAATCAAGAATGGAGAA GTTTTGATATTTGCAGCTGCCTCAGCAATCATCTTCTGTATGCTCCGGTAA
- the LOC121413902 gene encoding transmembrane protein 135-like isoform X2 translates to MAAPSKLWEIATCYELGHCWTPSCVAATLSVGKASVKYSLKLYTAFYLISALVRKRSWPYFQKGLPVEILQSTAFLSTNAALFMNFICVYRHLFGGFYTGFGFISSFPACFIAILTERKSRRSMLALYTMNLAMEVVFNMCKQRNYVSPIKNGEVLIFAAASAIIFCMLR, encoded by the exons ATGGCAGCCCCCAGCAAACTCTGGGAGATTGCGACCTGTTATGAACTTGGTCATTGTTGGACCCCTAGTTGCGTAGCAGCTACTTTATCTGTAGGAAAGGCATCGGTGAAATATTCTCTGAAATTGTATACTGCATTCTACTTA ATATCCGCCTTAGTTCGAAAACGAAGTTGGCCGTATTTTCAAAAGGGTCTGCCTGTGGAAATCCTGCAGTCTACCGCTTTTTTGTCCACCAATGCCGCCctcttcatgaattttatttgtGTTTATAG acatttATTTGGAGGTTTTTATACTGGATTtggttttatttcttcatttcctgCCTGCTTTATTGCCATATTGACTGAAAGAAAAAGCAG GAGATCAATGCTAGCACTCTATACAATGAATCTT GCCATGGAAGTAGTATTCAACATGTGTAAGCAGAGGAACTATGTCTCACCAATCAAGAATGGAGAA GTTTTGATATTTGCAGCTGCCTCAGCAATCATCTTCTGTATGCTCCGGTAA
- the LOC121413902 gene encoding transmembrane protein 135-like isoform X1 translates to MAAPSKLWEIATCYELGHCWTPSCVAATLSVGKASVKYSLKLYTAFYLVSHTYGRLKKKQRLTWSRLVPFFRDVFQSTLFLSSNVSMVISAFCVFRHLFGGFYTGFGFISSFPACFIAILTERKSRRSMLALYTMNLAMEVVFNMCKQRNYVSPIKNGEVLIFAAASAIIFCMLR, encoded by the exons ATGGCAGCCCCCAGCAAACTCTGGGAGATTGCGACCTGTTATGAACTTGGTCATTGTTGGACCCCTAGTTGCGTAGCAGCTACTTTATCTGTAGGAAAGGCATCGGTGAAATATTCTCTGAAATTGTATACTGCATTCTACTTA GTCTCACACACATACGGACGTCTGAAAAAGAAACAGAGATTGACTTGGTCACGCCTGGTGCCTTTCTTTCGTGACGTCTTCCAGTCGACATTGTTTCTTTCTAGCAATGTCTCAATGGTCATATCTGCATTCTGTGTATTTAG acatttATTTGGAGGTTTTTATACTGGATTtggttttatttcttcatttcctgCCTGCTTTATTGCCATATTGACTGAAAGAAAAAGCAG GAGATCAATGCTAGCACTCTATACAATGAATCTT GCCATGGAAGTAGTATTCAACATGTGTAAGCAGAGGAACTATGTCTCACCAATCAAGAATGGAGAA GTTTTGATATTTGCAGCTGCCTCAGCAATCATCTTCTGTATGCTCCGGTAA